The following coding sequences lie in one Candidatus Nitrospira allomarina genomic window:
- a CDS encoding glycosyltransferase, translating to MTQHFEPVMSVILATPDCYETIRKTIKHLRTQTVRHQLEVIIVAPSISLLNPNESELKEFCRVRVVEVGRVSSIGSANAKGIQQASSPLVALAEDHAFPAPGWAEALISAHRHHWAGVGPVIHNANAPKNVIAWADFLIGFGEYVVPGVSGEVERLPGNNSSYKREILLDYGPNLETMMETETLIHQDLRKKGYRLFLESSAHVSHLNFERMSSFISVKYLSGRTFGAARAGGWSLFYRLFYACGTPLIPLVRYWRLKKRLKVFREHYQLPWGVLPMAWCGLLVSATGEMIGCCFGAGQAVEKRAKLEFHRLPHLKKPRRSLEIPV from the coding sequence ATGACTCAGCACTTTGAGCCGGTCATGTCGGTAATCCTCGCCACCCCGGATTGCTATGAAACTATCCGAAAAACCATCAAACATCTTCGCACTCAAACAGTCAGGCACCAACTTGAGGTCATCATTGTTGCCCCGTCTATCTCTTTGCTGAACCCGAATGAGTCCGAACTCAAGGAGTTTTGTCGGGTTCGTGTTGTTGAAGTGGGTCGAGTGTCCTCGATCGGTTCGGCAAACGCCAAGGGCATACAACAGGCAAGCTCGCCTTTAGTCGCCTTAGCAGAAGATCATGCTTTCCCCGCACCGGGATGGGCGGAAGCTCTGATTTCCGCGCACCGTCATCATTGGGCGGGAGTAGGTCCGGTGATTCACAACGCTAATGCACCTAAAAACGTCATTGCCTGGGCTGATTTCCTGATTGGATTTGGGGAATATGTTGTTCCTGGTGTATCAGGAGAAGTGGAACGCCTACCAGGAAACAATAGTAGCTATAAACGAGAAATTCTTCTCGATTACGGCCCTAACCTGGAAACTATGATGGAGACTGAGACCCTTATCCACCAGGACCTTCGGAAAAAGGGATATCGGCTTTTTCTAGAATCTTCGGCACATGTCTCTCATCTCAATTTTGAGCGAATGAGTTCGTTTATTTCTGTCAAATACCTAAGTGGGCGAACTTTCGGGGCTGCTCGAGCAGGAGGTTGGAGTCTATTTTACCGACTGTTCTACGCGTGTGGTACCCCCTTGATCCCTCTGGTTCGATACTGGCGGTTAAAAAAGCGATTGAAAGTTTTCCGTGAACACTACCAATTACCTTGGGGAGTATTGCCAATGGCCTGGTGTGGATTATTGGTTAGTGCCACTGGGGAGATGATCGGTTGTTGTTTCGGAGCAGGACAAGCTGTAGAAAAACGGGCCAAATTGGAATTTCATCGTCTTCCGCATTTGAAAAAACCACGCAGATCTTTAGAAATACCCGTATGA